One genomic region from Rosa rugosa chromosome 1, drRosRugo1.1, whole genome shotgun sequence encodes:
- the LOC133743605 gene encoding probable cinnamyl alcohol dehydrogenase 1, with the protein MSSENSTTNGSANCLGWAARDASGVLSPYKFNRRDVQDDDVSIKITHCGVCYAEVVWPRNKHGDATYPMVPGHEIAGIVQEVGPNVRRFKVGDHVGVGTYTNSCRECEYCNDGLEVYCDKGAVYTYNRFDYDGTITQGGFSSFTVVHERYCFKISEEYPLASAAPLLCAGITVYSPMMDHKMNKPGKSLGVIGLGGLGHMAVKFGKAFGLKVTVFSTSMSKKDEALTLLGADNFVVSSDQDQMRALAKSLDFIIDTASGNHPIELYMSLLKTAGVLVLVGVPSEIKLQPFNLITGKRSITGSAAGGTKQIQEMVDFCAAHKIYPNIEVIPIQYVNEAIERLIKKDVKYRFVVDIENSLK; encoded by the exons ATGAGCTCCGAAAATAGTACTACAAATGGAAGTGCGAACTGCTTGGGATGGGCTGCAAGGGACGCTTCCGGAGTCCTATCGCCTTACAAGTTTAACCGAAG GGATGTCCAAGACGATGACGTTTCCATAAAGATCACACACTGTGGAGTTTGTTATGCTGAGGTTGTTTGGCCAAGGAACAAACATGGAGATGCAACCTATCCTATGGTTCCTGG ACATGAGATTGCTGGCATTGTTCAAGAGGTTGGTCCAAATGTTCGTCGATTTAAAGTTGGCGACCATGTTGGAGTTGGAACTTATACCAACTCATGTAGAGAGTGTGAGTATTGTAACGATGGCCTTGAAGTTTACTGTGACAAAGGAGCAGTTTACACTTATAACCGTTTTGATTACGATGGAACAATTACGCAGGGAGGATTCTCCAGTTTCACTGTTGTACATGAAAG GTACTGCTTCAAAATATCAGAAGAGTATCCATTGGCTTCAGCAGCACCACTGCTTTGTGCTGGCATTACTGTTTACTCTCCCATGATGGACCATAAGATGAACAAACCTGGTAAATCCCTAGGGGTCATTGGCCTAGGCGGTCTTGGTCACATGGCTGTGAAATTCGGCAAGGCCTTCGGACTGAAGGTAACCGTTTTTAGCACAAGTATGTCGAAGAAAGATGAAGCTCTGACTCTGCTTGGGGCAGACAATTTCGTAGTCTCATCCGACCAAGACCAGATGAGG GCATTGGCTAAGTCACTTGACTTCATTATTGACACAGCATCTGGGAATCACCCGATTGAATTGTATATGTCACTACTGAAGACTGCTGGTGTTCTAGtccttgtgggtgtcccaagtGAAATTAAATTGCAACCTTTCAACCTTATTACAG GTAAGAGATCAATTACCGGTAGCGCAGCAGGTGgtacaaaacaaattcaagaaATGGTAGATTTTTGTGCTGCTCACAAGATATATCCAAACATAGAAGTCATTCCAATTCAGTATGTGAATGAAGCTATTGAGAGACTCATAAAGAAGGATGTCAAGTACCGGTTTGTGGTAGATATTGAAAACTCCCTAAAATGA
- the LOC133725846 gene encoding subtilisin-like protease SBT5.3, with protein sequence MRLPTPGLCLLSFLLSSLVLHRPTFAIKKSYVVYFGAHSHPPNFSELELTRVRENHCEFLGSFLGSHEVAKDSIFYSYSRHINGFAATLEEEDAAQIAKHPKVISVFLNKGRKLHTTRSWDFLGLEHNGVTPPNSIWEKARYGEDTIIANLDTGAWPESKSFSDEGYGPIPSKWKGICQNEADSEFHCNRKLIGARYFNKGFAAVVGPLNSSFQSPRDEEGHGSHTLSTAGGNFVTGASVFGFGNGTAKGGSPKARVAAYKVCWPPVNGSECFEADILAAFDMAIHDGVDVLSVSLGGDATAFFNDSVAIGSFHAVKHGIVVVCSAGNSGPDDATVSNVAVWQITVGASTMDREFPTYITLGNWKHSKGQSLSAVALPSKRFYPLISAADAKAANTSVQQALLCKAGTLDPEKVKGKILACLRGDNARVDKGEQALLAGAVGMILANSEVNGNEIISDPHVLPASHINFTDGSLVFAYINSTKSPRAYIKRPTTQLGTKPAPFMAAFSSKGPSTITPDILKPDITAPGVSVIAAYTEAEGPTNQEFDRRRIPFNSVSGTSMSCPHIAGVVGLLKTLYPHWSPAAIKSAIMTTAKTQDNSREPVLNASNSEATPFSYGAGHVNPNSAMDPGLVYDLDTDDYLNLLCALGYNETQIETFSQEPYKCPNPAISLANLNYPSITVPKLSGSLVVTRTLKNVGEPGTYKARITNPDGISVSVEPKSLEFKKVGEEKSFSVVLEAKDGKAAKNYVFGKLIWSDGKHNVRSPIVIKAA encoded by the exons ATGAGGCTACCAACACCTGGCCTTTGCctcctctcttttcttctctcttctctagTACTCCACAGACCCACCTTTGCTATCAAAAAG TCATATGTGGTGTACTTTGGAGCTCACTCACACCCTCCAAACTTTTCAGAACTTGAACTAACCCGAGTGAGAGAGAATCACTGTGAGTTTCTTGGATCATTCTTGGGCAG CCATGAAGTTGCAAAAGACTCCATCTTTTACTCATACTCAAGGCACATCAATGGCTTTGCTGCcacattagaagaagaagatgcagCTCAGATAGCTA AGCATCCAAAGGTAATCTCAGTTTTCTTGAACAAGGGAAGAAAGTTACACACAACTAGATCATGGGATTTCTTGGGACTTGAGCATAATGGTGTTACTCCCCCAAATTCAATTTGGGAGAAGGCAAGATATGGTGAAGATACAATTATAGCAAACCTTGATACtg GGGCATGGCCAGAATCCAAGAGCTTTAGTGATGAAGGGTATGGACCGATTCCATCTAAGTGGAAAGGAATCTGCCAAAATGAGGCAGATTCTGAATTTCACTGCAACAG GAAGCTAATTGGAGCGAGATACTTCAACAAAGGCTTTGCTGCAGTGGTCGGACCCCTCAACTCCTCCTTCCAATCACCGCGCGATGAGGAAGGCCACGGCTCTCACACCTTGTCAACAGCGGGTGGCAACTTTGTGACCGGGGCAAGTGTGTTTGGCTTTGGAAATGGAACAGCAAAAGGTGGATCACCAAAAGCTAGGGTTGCAGCTTACAAGGTGTGTTGGCCTCCAGTGAATGGAAGTGAGTGCTTTGAAGCAGATATATTAGCTGCATTCGACATGGCGATACATGATGGTGTTGATGTGCTGTCTGTATCACTTGGTGGAGATGCCACTGCATTTTTCAACGATAGTGTTGCAATTGGATCTTTTCATGCTGTTAAGCATGGCATTGTGGTGGTTTGCTCAGCTGGGAATTCTGGTCCAGATGATGCTACTGTGTCCAATGTAGCGGTGTGGCAGATCACAGTAGGTGCTAGTACTATGGATAGGGAGTTCCCTACTTATATCACTCTTGGCAACTGGAAACACTCCAAG GGACAAAGCTTATCAGCTGTGGCCTTGCCAAGCAAAAGGTTCTATCCACTTATAAGTGCTGCAGATGCTAAAGCGGCTAATACATCTGTTCAACAAGC TCTGCTGTGCAAGGCTGGAACGCTTGATCCAGAAAAGGTTAAGGGAAAGATCTTGGCCTGCCTTCGAGGGGACAATGCAAGAGTGGACAAGGGTGAACAAGCCTTACTTGCTGGTGCTGTGGGGATGATTCTTGCTAACAGTGAAGTTAACGGGAATGAAATTATCTCCGATCCACATGTCCTCCCTGCTTCACATATCAATTTCACCGATGGCTCCCTTGTCTTTGCTTACATCAACTCAACCAA GTCTCCTAGAGCTTACATAAAACGTCCAACTACGCAATTGGGTACAAAACCAGCTCCATTCATGGCGGCATTTTCATCAAAGGGACCTAGCACCATTACACCAGATATCCTTAAG CCTGATATCACTGCACCAGGAGTGAGTGTTATAGCAGCCTACACTGAAGCAGAAGGGCCAACAAATCAAGAGTTTGACAGAAGGCGAATTCCATTCAACTCGGTGTCAGGCACATCTATGTCTTGTCCACACATTGCAGGCGTTGTTGGCCTTCTAAAAACCCTCTATCCTCACTGGAGTCCTGCAGCTATTAAATCTGCAATTATGACCACAG CAAAAACACAAGATAATAGCAGGGAACCAGTGCTCAATGCTTCAAACTCTGAGGCAACACCATTTAGTTATGGAGCAGGACATGTTAATCCAAATAGTGCTATGGATCCTGGGTTGGTGTACGATTTAGACACTGATGATTACTTGAATTTGCTATGCGCATTGGGATACAATGAAACACAAATCGAAACATTCTCACAGGAGCCCTACAAATGCCCCAACCCTGCTATTAGTCTCGCAAACCTCAACTACCCCTCAATCACTGTCCCTAAACTCTCTGGCTCCCTTGTTGTGACGAGAACACTGAAAAATGTTGGAGAACCGGGAACTTATAAGGCACGCATCACAAACCCAGATGGTATATCGGTTTCTGTTGAGCCAAAGAGCTTGGAGTTCAAGAAGGTTGGTGAAGAAAAGAGCTTCAGTGTGGTCCTGGAGGCTAAAGATGGCAAAGCAGCAAAAAACTACGTATTTGGAAAGTTGATATGGTCAGATGGTAAGCACAATGTAAGGAGTCCCATTGTGATAAAGGCGGCCTAG
- the LOC133743613 gene encoding probable cinnamyl alcohol dehydrogenase 1: MSSEICSAKGNGNCLGWAARDASGVLAPYKFNRRDVQGDDVSIKITHCGVCYADILWPRNKHGDATYPMVPGHEIAGIVQEVGPNVHRFKVGDHVGVGTYTNSCRDCEHCNDGLEVYCNRRVGTYNRLDYDGTLTYGGFSTFTVVHERYCFKIPEEYPLASAAPLLCAGITVYSPMMDHKMNQPGKSLGVIGLGGLGHMAVKFGKAFGLNVTVFSTSMSKKDEALTVLGADNFVVSSDQDQMTALAKSLDFIIDTASGDHPFDEYMSLLKTAGVLVLVGAPSEIKLSPLSLIMGKRSITGSASGGTKPIQEMIDFCAAHKIYPNIEVVPIEYVNEAVERIIKKDVKYRFVIDIENSLK; encoded by the exons ATGAGCTCCGAAATTTGTAGCGCAAAGGGAAATGGGAACTGCTTGGGATGGGCTGCGAGGGATGCTTCTGGAGTCCTAGCACCTTACAAGTTTAACCGAAG GGATGTTCAAGGTGATGACGTTTCGATAAAGATTACACATTGCGGAGTATGTTATGCTGACATTCTTTGGCCAAGGAACAAACATGGAGATGCAACTTATCCTATGGTGCCTGG aCATGAGATTGCTGGCATTGTTCAAGAGGTTGGTCCAAATGTTCATCGCTTCAAAGTTGGCGACCATGTTGGAGTTGGAACTTATACTAATTCATGTCGAGATTGCGAGCATTGTAACGATGGCCTAGAAGTTTACTGTAATCGAAGAGTAGGAACTTATAACCGTCTTGATTATGATGGTACACTCACATATGGAGGATTCTCCACTTTCACTGTTGTCCATGAAAG GTACTGCTTTAAAATACCAGAAGAGTATCCATTGGCTTCAGCAGCACCACTGCTTTGTGCTGGTATTACTGTTTACTCTCCCATGATGGACCATAAGATGAACCAACCGGGGAAATCCCTAGGTGTGATCGGCCTTGGCGGTCTTGGTCACATGGCTGTGAAATTCGGCAAGGCTTTCGGACTCAATGTCACCGTTTTCAGCACAAGCATGTCGAAGAAAGATGAAGCTTTAACTGTGCTTGGGGCAGACAACTTCGTAGTCTCGTCTGATCAAGACCAAATGACG GCACTAGCTAAGTCACTTGACTTTATCATTGACACAGCATCTGGTGATCACCCATTCGACGAGTACATGTCACTACTGAAGACTGCTGGTGTTCTAGTCCTCGTGGGTGCCCCAAGTGAAATCAAATTGAGCCCTCTAAGCCTTATTATGG GCAAGAGATCAATTACTGGTAGCGCATCAGGTGGTACAAAACCAATTCAAGAAATGATAGACTTCTGTGCTGCTCACAAAATATATCCAAACATAGAAGTTGTTCCAATTGAGTATGTGAATGAAGCTGTTGAGCGAATCATAAAAAAGGATGTTAAGTACCGATTTGTGATAGATATTGAAAATTCCTTGAAATGA
- the LOC133725847 gene encoding cytochrome P450 724B1-like: protein MTLSMAGSSTFWLLVLVGMFFIFLLGRLILNQYSPLFLRVGPTTPKGSFGWPVLGETLAFLNPHPSNSLGAFLQHHCSRYGKVFKSHLFLSPTIVSCDEELNYFILQNEGKLFECSYPKPIHGILGKSSMLVAVGDTHKRLRNVAVSLVTITKSKPEFLHDIENTAVRVLRSWKDKPQVIFCKEARKFTFNVIVKQVLGLSPDECQTTQILEDFLTFMKGLISLPLYIPGTPYARAVKARIRISSTVKSIIEERRRRRTRRNEDGISTNKSSTSNSDFLEILLDVDTLSEDEKVSFVLDSLLGGYETTSLLMAMVVYFLAQSPSALQQLKVEHQNIRRVKKKDEYLNWEDYNKMEFTQNVINEAMRCGNIVKFVHRKALKDVKFRDYKIPSGWKVLPVISASHLDPSLHANALDFHPWRWESEDQMCKRFTPFGGGSRCCPGSELGRLEVAFFIHHLVQNFRWRTEDDEQPIAYPYVEFKRGLPLYLEDCPI, encoded by the exons ATGACTTTGTCCATGGCTGGAAGTAGTACTTTTTGGCTGCTTGTTCTGGTTGGTATGTTCTTCATCTTTCTTTTGGGTCGTCTCATTCTGAACCAGTACTCACCCTTGTTCTTAAGGGTTGGTCCTACTACACCTAAAGGCTCTTTCGGGTGGCCTGTTTTGGGTGAAACTCTTGCCTTCTTGAACCCTCATCCTTCTAATTCTCTTGGAGCTTTCCTTCAACACCATTGCTCTAG GTATGGGAAAGTGTTCAAATCCCATTTGTTCTTGTCCCCAACGATTGTGTCCTGTGACGAAGAGCTGAACTACTTCATACTTCAGAATGAAGGCAAGTTGTTTGAATGTAGCTACCCGAAACCCATCCATGGCATTCTCGGCAAGTCCTCAATGCTGGTGGCTGTGGGTGACACTCACAAAAGGCTCAGAAATGTGGCCGTCTCTCTGGTCACCATTACCAAATCCAAGCCTGAGTTTCTCCACGACATCGAGAACACTGCAGTTCGCGTTCTTCGGTCGTGGAAAGATAAACCACAAGTCATCTTCTGTAAAGAAGCTAGAAAG TTCACATTCAATGTAATAGTGAAGCAAGTGCTAGGTTTGAGCCCAGATGAGTGCCAGACCACACAAATTCTTGAAGATTTTCTGACTTTCATGAAAGGGCtcatttctctccctctctacaTTCCTGGAACTCCTTATGCAAGAGCTGTGAAG GCTAGAATTAGGATATCTTCTACTGTGAAATCAATCAtagaggaaagaagaagaagaagaacaagaagaaatgAAGATGGGATTAGTACTAATAAGTCTAGTACCAGTAATAGTGATTTTCTTGAGATACTTCTGGATGTTGATACCTTATCTGAAGATGAAAAAGTGAGTTTCGTCTTGGATTCTCTATTGGGTGGGTACGAGACTACCTCTCTCTTAATGGCCATGGTTGTTTATTTTCTAGCTCAATCACCCTCTGCATTACAACAATTAAAG GTTGAGCATCAGAACATTAGAAGGGTGAAGAAGAAAGATGAGTATTTGAACTGGGAAGACTATAACAAAATGGAATTTACTCAAAAC GTCATAAACGAAGCTATGAGATGTGGGAACATTGTAAAATTTGTGCACCGAAAGGCTCTCAAAGATGTGAAATTTAGAG ATTATAAAATTCCATCAGGCTGGAAAGTTCTACCCGTCATTAGTGCTTCTCATTTGGACCCTTCTCTTCATGCAAATGCTCTTGATTTTCATCCTTGGAGATGGGAG AGCGAAGATCAAATGTGCAAGAGATTCACTCCCTTTGGTGGAGGGTCTAGATGCTGTCCAGGATCTGAACTTGGGAGGCTTGAGGTTGCATTTTTTATCCACCACCTTGTACAAAATTTCAG GTGGAGGACTGAGGATGATGAGCAACCTATAGCTTATCCGTACGTAGAATTCAAAAGAGGGTTGCCACTTTACCTGGAGGATTGCCCCATTTGA